In Salmo trutta chromosome 37, fSalTru1.1, whole genome shotgun sequence, the following proteins share a genomic window:
- the LOC115176693 gene encoding apolipoprotein Eb, whose product MKAVAIILALAVISGCHARAVRQAEALQNHWEENVERFWTYVSEINSRADGLVENLKASQLSRELDTLITDTMAELTVYKEDIQTKLGPYAQDTVALLGQDLQLLTTKLQTDMVDAKERSTQYLGELRTMMEQTADDVQNRATTYTRKLKKRLNKDTEEIRNTVATYLGEIQSRTSQNMDLVKERVEPFVSQAHDTAIRRLGSFTDLLKNQAQDLSQQVSTQAEGMREQLEATAEDLRTTLEGKIDELSSLIAPYAAKIREQLQTTMDKVKESID is encoded by the exons ATGAAGGCGGTGGCAATAATACTTGCTCTGGCAGTCATCTCTG GCTGCCATGCCCGCGCCGTGCGCCAGGCAGAGGCCCTCCAGAACCACTGGGAGGAGAACGTTGAACGCTTCTGGACCTACGTGTCTGAGATCAACAGCAGAGCCGACGGACTGGTGGAGAACCTCAAGGCCTCCCAGCTCAGCAGAGAACTCGA CACCCTGATCACTGACACCATGGCTGAGCTGACCGTGTACAAGGAGGACATCCAGACCAAGTTGGGCCCCTACGCCCAGGACACAGTCGCCCTGCTGGGCCAGGACCTGCAGCTTCTGACCACCAAGCTCCAGACCGACATGGTTGACGCCAAGGAGCGCAGCACACAGTACCTGGGAGAGCTCAGGACCATGATGGAGCAGACTGCTGATGATGTCCAAAACCGTGCCACCACCTACACCCGCAAACTGAAGAAACGCCTTAACAAGGACACCGAGGAGATCCGCAA CACCGTGGCCACCTACCTGGGTGAAATCCAGTCCCGTACCTCCCAGAACATGGATCTCGTGAAGGAGCGTGTGGAGCCCTTCGTGAGTCAGGCGCACGACACCGCCATCCGGAGGCTGGGCAGCTTCACTGACCTTCTGAAGAACCAGGCTCAGGACCTGAGCCAGCAGGTCTCCACCCAGGCCGAAGGCATGCGCGAGCAGCTGGAGGCTACCGCCGAGGACCTGCGAACCACCCTGGAGGGCAAGATCGATGAGCTCAGCAGCCTGATCGCCCCCTACGCCGCCAAGATCCGTGAGCAGCTCCAGACCACCATGGACAAGGTCAAGGAGAGCATTGACTAA